CCGGCGGCTATGAGCGCGGCGTTGTCGAGGCGCTGCGCGCATACGGCTTCACCGTCTCGGTGATCCAGCCGCTGCAGATCAAGGCCTTTGCTCTAGCACGATTGCGACGAGCCAAGACTGATGAGCTGGATGCGCGCTTGATCGCAGCCTTCACCGCCCTCATGGACGGCGATCGGTCGCCACCCGATCGACGTTTTTCCCCCTTTGCCGACCGCCTCACCTTCATCGAGCAGGCCGAGGAGGACTACAAGCGCGCCAAGACCCGGCTCGAGCATCAGCGCGACCCGCGATTGCGGGCCAAGCTGGAGGCCGATGCCAGAGCCGCCAAGCGGCGGGTCACCTATGAAGTGGCCCGGCTCGACGCCGACCTGCGCCGTCATGCCGATCTGGCTGCTCGCCTCGACCTGGTGCTGACCATCGAGGGGATCGGCCTGCGCACCGCTCTGGCACTGATCATCGGCATGCCGGAACTGGGCCGGATCTCCCGCGAGCAGGCCGCCTCTCTGGCAGGCCTTGCCCCTTTTGACGACACAAGCGCTGGCCGCGTCGGCGAGGCCCATATCGCCGGCGGCCGCGCTCGCGTCCGTACTGCGCTCTATGCCGCGGCCTTGCCCGCCGCCTACAAATGGAACCCGGCCTTGATCGCACTGCGCACTCGCCTCGTCGACCAAGGAAAGGCGCATAAAAGCGCCCTCATCGCCTGCGCCCGAAAGCTCCTCATCTTCGCAAATGCCGTTCTGCAGCGCGGACAGCCTTGGGAAAAACGGCCGCTCAAATCCTAATGGTTGCTCATCATCCTGACCGCGCGCGGCGACTACGGCTATGACGAAGGCGGGCGGCTGGCCGCGGCCAATCTCGTCGAGGCCGGCCTGAAGGTGCCCCTGGGCTATATCGGGCTCGAAGCCAGCGACACCGTCGCGATCGAATATGACGAGTTTGCCGATGCCCGCCTCGCCGCCTCGATCTCCGCCGCGGAGCATGGGGTCGACCGGCTGGTCGACCGCCTGCTCGCCATGCCGGGCATGAGCGGCGGCGCGTCGGCGCTGGCGCTCTCTGCCTGAAGCTCAGGTGCCGGTGCCGCAGAGCCTTCCGTCCCAGCGGGCATTGGGCTCCGACCGTCCCGGCCCCCACAGGCCGCGAAACGATTGAAGGGATTGATCGAAGGTGATGACGAGCGTGCCGGAGCCGTAGCGGTCGCGCCAGACGAGCCGGCGCGTCCGTCCCTCCCCCGCCTCCAGCTCGGACAATGTGCCGGAGGAGGCGGTGCCGCCGTCGTCGAACGTATAGGAGCCGCTCAGCCGGCCATCGGCCGTGGTGCGCAGCTCGGTCACTGCATGGACGATCTCCGCGCCCGAGGCGAGCCGGCCGCAGAACCGGCCCTCGATGGTCTGCGCGGCCGCCGGGCCGGCCAAGGCCAGCATCAGGGCAAATCCCATGATCGATGCGGCGAAACTGCCGGTGCTGCGGAACATGCTTCCTCCCAAGGCTGTCGCCGGCCATCCCGGCGGCATTCGAAGCCCCCGCCGCCAGCTATTTCACGCCGCGCCCTGGCCTGTCGACAGCCGTGGCAAGGCCCTGCAACAGTGCGCAACTCGGGCCTTCGAAGGCTGAGCCGGTCACAAGCTTGCACAGCCTTGGCTGTGCCGTCGCGCCTTCGGCTCGGCCGCGCCCGCCTGCCCGAAGCCGCGAAAGGCGGTCGCCGTCGCATTGAAGGCGATCGCCAGCTTGCCGCCCCCACGCCGGTCGTTCCAGCCGAGCTGCGGGACAGGGTCCCAACCACCAGCCTCGGTCGCGGCAAGTTGGCCGTCGGGCTGCCGTGCTGGCGTCGCCGCGTGATCAGCCGGTCCGACCAGCGTGGTCGGCACGCCGCAGCGACCTTCCGCGGTTTGCGCGGCTGCCGGTCCGGCAAGCAGCAAGACCGCGGCCGCAGCAGCGACGAAATGGTGAAGAGTGCAGATCACCCGCGCCTCCAGCGCCTCGCGCCGGTCCAATTGCCGGCCTGCCTATCCTATTCACGGCACCGGCGGGTCTGTCGACGCCGCAGGCAAGGCCCTGCAAGCAGGCGAAAGTCGCCGCTATCCTGCGCGGGTGCGCCAGCCCGCCATCGCGTCTATTTCGCGTGTTTGCGGCTCTTCACCCGGCCGTCGGGATGATAGGAGATCCACTCGCCGATCTTCTTGCCGTCGGCATAGCAGCCGACATCCATAAGCTGGCCGTTGTCGTACCAGCGCCGCCATTCGCCGACCTGCAGATTGGCTTCGAAAGCCCCTTCCTGCATTTTCTTGCCGTTGGCTCGAAACCAGACCCAGAAGCCTTCGAAGCCGTCATCGACATAGGCGCCGCGCGCTTTCACGCTGCCGTCCTTCAAGTAATAGACCCAGTCGCCCTGTTTCCGACCATCGCGATACTGACCGGAGCAGGCGAGGCTTCCGTCCTTGAACCGCGCCTCATAGGGACCATCGGACGGCGGGTTCCCCTTGGCTTTCATTGGTTGTCCCCTGTGCTCTGCATGCGCATGGAAGCGCCGCGCGGGCAACCTGTCCGCGCGGCGCTCCGCATCGTTTGCCATCGGCCGGCGCAGTCAACCCGCAATGGCGGGGGCCAAGGCGGCGAGCATTGCATGCATCGCGGCGACCTCGTCCTGGTTGATCGTGTGCCCCATGCCGGGATAGATCCGCTTGGTGACAGCGCCGCCAAGACGGTGCAGCACCTCCGCGCTTTCCTCGACACGCTTCAGCGGGATATGCGCGTCGACGTCGCTGCAGCCGAGGAAGGCCGGCGTGCCGGCAAGGTCCCCCGGATAGTCGCGCGGCGTTCCCTCCGGGCCGATGAGGCTGGCGCTCAGGCCGACGAGGCCGCCATAGCGGCGGGCATGGCGCGCGGCATATTCGAGCGCCAGGCAGCCGCCCTGCGAGAAGCCGGCCAGAACGATCCGTTCCGGCGCGATGCCGTCGGCCGCAAGTCCTCTCACCATGGCATCGACCAGGCCGAGCGCCTGGCTGAGCGCCGGTTCGTTCTGCCCGAGCGGCGCAAGGAACGACAGGGGATACCAGGTCCGGCCCGGCGCCCGCGGGGCAATCCAGGCAAGCCCCGGCCTGTCGAGCGCATCGGCGAGCGACAGCATGTCCTCGGCGCTGCCACCGCGGCCGTGCAGCAGCACGACCGCGGCCTTCGCCTCGCTGAGCGGCGCCCCGGCGCGCGCCGCCGAGGGGAGTGTTCTCCCGTTCATCAGACCGTCTCCAGTACGGGCAGGATCCGCTCGAGCTCCGCGCGCCGCGGCTCGAGGAAACGCGGCAGCTTCAGCGCTTCGCCGAGGGTGGCCAGCGGCTCGTCGGCGGTGAAGCCCGGATCGTCGGTGGCGATCTCGAAGATCACACCGCCGGGCTCGCGGAAATAGATCGAGCGGAAATAGTTGCGGTCCTTCTGCTCGGTCACCTGCAGGCGATGGTTGGCAGCGAGCTTGCGCGCCATGGCCTCCTGCTCGGCGTCGTCGGCGGCGCGGAAGGCGACATGATGCACCGACCCGCGCCCCATGCCGCCCCGCGCGCCGCGCGGCGTCGCCTTGATGTCGACGATGCCGCCCGGCGTCGTATCCGAGGCGAACCGGATGAGGCCGCCTTCGCGCGCCGTCTCGGCCAGTCCGAAGACGTCGTTCAGCACCGCGCCGGTCGGGTCGGCCTGGTCCAGCGCCAGGGTGACGCCATGGAAGCCGCGCACCGCGTGATCGGCCGGAATGTCGTCGCGCGCCCAGGCAGGCTCATCCGCCGCACCGGTGACGCCGACGAGCGCGAGCGCCATGCCGTCCGGATCGGCCAAGGTCAGCACCGTCTCACCGAAGCGCTCGACGACCGGCGCATGAGCGATGTCCCGCTCGGCGAAGCGCCGCGCCCAGAAATCGAGCGATCCGGCCGGCACGCGGAAGCGTGTCTCATCGGTCAGCCCGGTGCCGCGGCGGCCCGGAGCGGCATGGTCCCAGGGAAAGAAGGTCAGGATGGTGCCGGGCCGGCCAGCTTCGTCGCCGTAATAGAGATGGTGCGTGCCGGGGTCGTCGAAATTGACCGTCTTCTTGACGAAGCGCAGGCCGAGCGTGCGGACGTAGAAATCGAGATTGCGCTGGGCCGCGCCGGAAATGGCGGTGACATGATGGATGACGGACATGGGAGGCTTCCTCCGATTCAGTGGGTTGGAACGGCGCGTACCGTCTGTCGCTCATATTGAAGCGACCCGATCGGAAGACAATCATCCAAGATCTGCGCTCACTGTCTATGATGCGGCGACAATACGAAGACCACCCGTAGCCAGACAAAAAAAGCGCCCCCGGAAACCGGGGGCGCTTCTGACTGCATTCTGGGAAGGGAAGGAAACTCAGCGCAGCTTGGCTGCGATTGCGGCCACGTGCCGGCCCTGGAATCGCGCGCCGTCGAGCTCGACCTGCGAGGGCTGGCGACTGCCATCGCCGGCGGCGATGGTCGAGGCGCCGTAAGGCGAATTGCCCATGACCTCGGCGACGCCCATCTGGCCCTGGAAGGTGTAGGGCAGGCCGACGATCACCATGCCGAGATGCAGCAGCACCGGATGGAAGGTGAGGATGGTCGATTCCTGCCCGCCGTGCTGGGTCGCCGAGGAGGTGAAGACCGAGCCGACCTTGCCGACCAGCTTGCCCTGCATCCACAGGCCGCCGGCCTGGTCGAGGAAGTTCTTCATCTGCGCGGTCATGTTGCCGAAGCGGGTGCCGGTGCCGAAGATGATGGCGTCATAGTCGCCGAGTTCGTCGATGGTCGCGATCGGCGCAGCCTGATCCAGCTTGAAGCCCGACTTGCGGGCGATCTCTTCCGGCACCAGTTCCGGCACGCGCTTGATGGTGGCTTCCGCGCCGGCCTCGCGCACGCCTTCGGCGACGGCCTGGGCCATGGTCTCGATATGGCCGTAGGAGGAATAGTAGAGCACCAGAACCTTGGTCATGACTGTCTCCGCATTGCGTTCGGCGGCGACTATCGGCATGTTCGCGCCTGACGACAATCCGATTTCCCATGGCATTTGTGTCGCTGAATTGGCGACAATTGCATCCAGTACCCGTGAACGCCCATGGATAAGCTCGGCAGCATCAAGGCTTTCACCAAGGTGGTGGAGCACGGCAATTTCTCCGAGGCGGGCCGTGAGCTCCGGCTGTCGCGCTCGGCAGTCAGCAAATATGTCATCGAGCTGGAGCGCGAGCTCGGCGTGCAGCTCCTCAACCGCACCACCCGCAGCGTCAGCCCGACCGACAATGGCCGCGCCTATTACCAGCGCTGCGTCGCGATCCTCGCCGATCTCGAAGAGGCCGACATGGCGGTGACGCAGGCCCAGGTCGAGCCGCGCGGCCTGCTCCGGGTCAACGCGCCCATGTCCTTCGGCACCCTGCATCTCGGCAAGGCGGTGGCCGACTTCATGACCCGCTTTCCTGAGCTCGTCATCCAGATCGTGCTCGGCGACCATTTCGTCGACCCGGTGCAGGAAGGGTTCGACGTCACGCTCCGGATTGCCGACCTTGCCTCGTCGAGCCTGATCGCCAGGCGCATCGTGCCGGCCCGCCGCGTGCTGTGCGCGGCCCCCGCCTATCTTGCCGGACGCGGCGCGCCGCAGCACCCGAACGACCTGCGCAGCCATGCCTGCCTCACCTACGACCACCTCGCCACCGGCACGCAATGGAAGCTGTCGGGCGCGGACGGCGATCACTGGATCCAGGTCGACTGGAATCTCTGCGCCAATAACGGCGAGGTGCTGCGCGATGCGGCCGTGGCCGGCCATGGCCTTGCGCTGCTGCCGACCTTTCTCGTCGGCCCGGACCTGCAGTCCGGGCGCCTGGTCACCGTTCTCGACGGCTATGCCGCGCCGGACCTGACGCTCTATGCGATCTACCCGCCGACCCGCCACCTCTCGGTCAAGGTGCGCCTGTTCATCGACTTCCTCGTCGAGCGCTTCGGCAACAATCCGGTCTGGGACCGGGCCGGCGACAACGGCTGACGTCTCGCCTGGTGCCGCTCGGCGGTCGCCCAGCGCCGGCCGCGGCCCGGCGACGCCAGGTTGTGCGCGATCCGCGGCTCAGCTTGCAGCCGCTGGCCGGGCCGAGGCGACCTGGTGATGATTGGCGGCTCCACCCTCCTGCGGTTCGCGCGAGGCACGACATGCGCATGTCCCCTCTGCTGCTGATCCTGCCGCTGCTCGCGGCATCCACCGCCGCCGCCTTCGCGCAAGGCACCGCTGATCTGCCATCGCGGCGGCCGGGACTATGGGAGGAAGCGGTGATCGATCCGCAGCGGCCATCGGCCGTGCCGGCCGACATTTTCAGGATCTGCGTCGATGCGGCCACGGATCGCCTCTCCATGCTGGTTCCCGAAAACATACCGCTGCAAGACTGCCGGGAACGCAGTCTGCAACGCGACAGCACGAGGCGCATCGTCACGGTGGTCTGTGGGCGGCCGCCGAGCGAGACGATCGTCACGACCGTGATTTCGGGCGACTACCCGGCACGCTATGTGGTGGATCGCGAACTCGGCATGGTGAGCTCGGGACGTTCGATCCGCCCCTTCGGCAATGGTCGGCGCTCCGAAGGACGCTGGATCAGCCAGAGCTGTGGCGACGGGCTCGTGCCCGGCGATGTCGTCACGCCAAGTGGCCGAAAGATCCACCGCAACGGCGCACCGCTGACACCATCTGCGCATCCTCCCGGAGGCCGCTGACCGTCATCCCTCCGTCGAGGTTCCGCGGTTCATGAGGCGGCCGCTGCGGGTTGCGGCCCCGGCCGGTCCGGCAACGGCGGGACGATGATACCTGGAGAGGATACCGCTCCTGACAATACCTACGTAGTTCCACGGATGACGTAGCAGGTCATCGCGCCCCGGCGCCGCGTGACGGCTCGCTTTCTCCCCCGCTGCCGGTCTATGACCGGCCGAGCCCATCATTGCGATTCACGGGCTTCGCCCTCCCCGCCATACACGAGAGAGACGATATGCGTATTCCAGCCCTTTTGACCCTGTCCGTTCTGGCCGCATCGGCCGGCACCGCTTTCGCTCAAGGAACGATCGATCTGCCCCCCCGCCGCGCCGGCCAATGGGAAATCCGCATGCAGGCGGCCCAGCAGCCCCAGGGCGCCCCTGAAATGGTCGTCAAGACCTGCATCGACCAGGCGACCGATCGCCGGATGATGCAGTCGGGCATGAGCATGCTGCAGCAGAACTGCGAAAAGCGCGAAATGCGCCGTGACGGTTCGAACTATGTCATCGAGGCGGTCTGCCAGATGGGCCCGATGCGGATGACCTCGAACACGACGATTTCGGGCGATTTCCAGGCGAGCTACAGCGTGCGCTCCAGCGCCACCATCCAGATGCCGAACCAGGCGAACCCGCAGACCACCAATACCGTCCAGGAGGCCCGCTGGGTCAGCGCCTCCTGCACCGACGGCATGGTGCCGGGCGACATCCTGCTGCCCACCGGCCAGAAGATGAACATCAACAGCATGCCGTCCATGACGCCGGGCCAGCAGCCCGCGCCGTCGCGCTGACGCCCATGCGTCCGTCGGGGGCGGCCCTGCCGCCCTCGACCCCGCCTTCATGGCCTCGGCCAGCAGCCGGACGATGCCCGGCTGCGGCGCTTCAGGCCTCGAACCGGTAGATCCAGTCGTAGCCGGCGACCAGTTGCCGGCCGCCGACCAGACGCATGGCGGTATTTCTCGCCCAGCCGGCCGGCCCTTCCAGATGATAGATGCGGCCATTGGCCCGCGCCCCGCGCTGGACCGCGCCGACGCGCCCGCTCCGCTGCCGCTCGTAGTCGCGGAAAGCTGCGGCGAGGTCGCCCCGCCGGGCCGCAGCGGCCTTGGCCAGGACCGCCGCGTCCTCGATCGCCATGGCCCCGCCCTGGGCAAGGAAGGGCAGCATGGGATGGGCGGCGTCGCCGATCAGCGTCACCGCCCCCTCGCTCGGGCCGAACCAGGCCGGACGGTCGGCCAGCGACCAGGTCATCCAGGCGGGCGGTGTCGCGATCAGCGCGCGCGCCTGGCCGCACCAGCCGGCGAAGCGCCGCGCGAGGACGGCCGGATCGCCCGCGCCGGTCCAGCCGGCATGCCGGACCGGATCGGATACGACCGCAACGAGATTGAGCGCCGAGCCCGACCGGACGGGGTAATGCACGAGATGGGCGCCGGGCCCGAGCCAGAGGCCGAGCCGCTCCATGGAGACACCGCGTGGCACGGCCTCGCGCGGCAGCAGCGCCCGCCAGGCCGTGCGGCCACGGAAATCGGGTGGCCTCGCATCGCCGATGAGCGCGCGCATCGCCGACCAGAGGCCGTCGGCGCCGATCAGGGCCGCGGCCCGATGGGTTTCCCGGCCTGCCGGCCCTCCGGCCGTGACCGAGATCGCGCCGGCCTCGCGCCGCACCGCCTCCACCGCGGCACCGAGCACGAGCCTGACGTTCGGCTCGCGACCGACGGCAGTGGCGAGCACAGCCTGCAGGTCGGCCCGATGCACCATCCACCAGGGTGCACCGTAGCGCGTCTCGACCGGCGCGCCGAGCTCCGCCGAGACGAGCACCGCGCCATCGCCACCGGCCCGCACGTCCATCCCTTCGGGCCGGACGGCGACGGCGGCGAGCGCGGCCTGCAGGCCGAGCCCGACCAGGACGCGGCTGGCATTGGGAGTGATCTGAATGCCCGCGCCGATCGCCTCGAGCGCCGTAGCGCGCTCCAGCACGGTGACGGCAAAGCCTGCCCGCGCGAGCGCGAGAGCTGCCGTTAGGCCACCGATGCCCGCTCCCACGATCAGGATCGCGGGCATGCCGGGCCGGGGGTCATTCATGACGGACGATCAGGCCTCGGCCAGGGTCTGGACGAAAGCGCCGGCCGGCTGGGTCTGGTTGGCGTGCAGCTTGGCGTCGTATTTGTAGAGCGTCGAGCAATAGGGACAGACGATCTCGTCGTCCGCGCCCATGTCGAGGAAGACGTGAGGATGGTCATAGGGCGCGCGAGCCCCCATGCACTGGAACTCCTTCACGCCGATATGGATCACCGCGACGCCCTGGTCGTTGGCGAAATGGGGCACGGCATGATCGGCCATCGGTTGTTCCTCTCGATTGGGACGTCCGCGCGCTCATAAAGCCGCGCAGGCGGATCAGGTCAAGCGCCCGCCGGCATTTCTCCGGCGCGGCAGGTTCACATTGCGGTGCCGCGGCCATGCGCCCGGAAGGACGCGCGGGCTAGCCGATCAGCCAGGCCGCGCCGGCGATTACGCCGCCGACGATGACCACGACCAGCAGGGTCGCGAAGATGCCGAGCACATGGCCGATGCCGACCAGCAGGCCGTCCTCTTCCAGGAGGCCGATGGACATGACGAGCAGCGCCACGCCGGGCGGAAAATTGCCGATCCAGGACAGGGGCAGCGCCAGAACGACGCCGAGCAGCACGAACATGGCGCCGATCAGCATGCGCATGACGCCCCGCGTCATGAACACCGCGCGCGGCCGGGCGAACGATTCCAGCCGATGGATCCAGGGCATGGTGCGGGCGATCATCGCCTGCGTCTCGCCGCGCGGCAGGCCGCGGGAGGCCACGAAGCCGGGCAGCCAGGGCGCGCGGCGGCCGATCAGCATCTGCAGGCCGACAATGGCGATCACCACGCCGGAAATGGTCGAGACGCCGGGAATCATCGGAATGATGTTGGGCAGGGCGAAAATCAGCACCAGCAGGCCGAAAGCGCGGTCGGCCAGGGCCTCGGTGATGAGGCCGAGCGGGATGGAATCGCCCTCGCCGAGCTGCGTCAGGCCGCGAAACACGTCCGAGGTGCGCTGGCTCGTCTGATCGGCGGTGACCTGCACGGTGGGCATCTCCAAGGGATCGAGAACGGATCGGGGACCGGCCATGCCGGCGGAATCAGAAGATCGCCAGCGCGCCGGCAAGCACCGTATAGCCGATGCCGGCGCCGATCGCGGTGGCAATTGCCGCAAGAATGAAGCCGCAGGCGACCAGAAGGCCGTCCCGCTCGGTCAGCCCCAACCCGAAGACGCAGAGCGCCAGTCCCTGCGGCATGGAGCCGATCCAGGGAATCGGCACCAGGATCAGCAGGACCGCCAGGACCAACACCGCCACGCCGACGACCCGGAGTGCCGTCGGTCCGGCGGCCAGGCCGAGCCGCGGCCTGGTCAGGCTCTCGAGCCGGGTCAGGAGCGGCAGGGTCCGGTTCATCACCGCGGTCAGCTTGGCGCGCGGCAGCGCCGTGCGGGCGATGCGGTCGGGCAGCCAGGGAACGTCGCGGCCGACGACGATCTGCAGGGCGAGCAGCACCAGGACGAGGCCGGTAATGACCGGCAGGCCGGGAATCGGCAGGAGGTTCGGCAGGCCGAAAAGGATCAGCGACAGGCCGAAGGCCCGGTTGCGCAGAGCCGCAAGCAGGTCACCGATCGTAATGGTCGACAGGATGTCGGCATGGGTCGATGCCTGGGCCGACATGAGGGAAGAGATGATTTGCGACGTCTTTTCGGGCGCGCTTGTCACGATGAGCTTTCGGTCCGCCAATTTTCGGGCGGACCATAAGGGGTCGCGCGGCAAGTTTCCATGCCCGAAGCCCGCGACAAGTCATACCTGTGGCGAATGGCGAATGGGCGTGGCGAATAGGGAACGGCGCATTTCGGCCGACGAAAAAAACCGCTGCATCGGCGCTGCATCCCCATTCGCTATTCGCCGCCCGCTACTCACCCCTCAGTGCAATTGCGCAAGGCTCCGGGCGATCGCCACCTCGCTAGGGCCGATCAGGCGGGTCGAGCCGACGCGCACCATGTGCAGCGGGCCTTCGAGGCTGCGCTGCCAGAAGGCGAGGAAGCGCTTGAGCACGGGAAAGTCGGGTGCCTGGTCGTAGTCCTGCCAGATATAGCTTTGCAGCAGCAGCGGATGGTCGGGCAGCCGGTAGACGATCTCGGCCGTGGTCAGCGCATAGCCTTCGATCTGCCTGAGGAAATCGCGATCGATGGCGCGTGGGGACCGGGTTGCGGGGCGCAGCATGACAGCCTCCTTGAGGTCATGATCGTGCACTGCCGTCGAGCGGCCCCTGTCCTCTTCGCCTCCCTGGCGCGTTTGAACTTCAGGCCATAAGGCGACTTTCGAGGTTACCGACCGATTAACGGCGGTTCGCCGCGTCCGATGCGGCCCGGCCGCACCG
This portion of the bacterium YEK0313 genome encodes:
- a CDS encoding Zinc-finger domain protein; translation: MADHAVPHFANDQGVAVIHIGVKEFQCMGARAPYDHPHVFLDMGADDEIVCPYCSTLYKYDAKLHANQTQPAGAFVQTLAEA
- a CDS encoding putative hydrolase, with product MNGRTLPSAARAGAPLSEAKAAVVLLHGRGGSAEDMLSLADALDRPGLAWIAPRAPGRTWYPLSFLAPLGQNEPALSQALGLVDAMVRGLAADGIAPERIVLAGFSQGGCLALEYAARHARRYGGLVGLSASLIGPEGTPRDYPGDLAGTPAFLGCSDVDAHIPLKRVEESAEVLHRLGGAVTKRIYPGMGHTINQDEVAAMHAMLAALAPAIAG
- a CDS encoding Usg-like family protein; the encoded protein is MLRPATRSPRAIDRDFLRQIEGYALTTAEIVYRLPDHPLLLQSYIWQDYDQAPDFPVLKRFLAFWQRSLEGPLHMVRVGSTRLIGPSEVAIARSLAQLH
- a CDS encoding MORN repeat variant, which encodes MKAKGNPPSDGPYEARFKDGSLACSGQYRDGRKQGDWVYYLKDGSVKARGAYVDDGFEGFWVWFRANGKKMQEGAFEANLQVGEWRRWYDNGQLMDVGCYADGKKIGEWISYHPDGRVKSRKHAK
- the dmlR_19 gene encoding HTH-type transcriptional regulator DmlR — protein: MDKLGSIKAFTKVVEHGNFSEAGRELRLSRSAVSKYVIELERELGVQLLNRTTRSVSPTDNGRAYYQRCVAILADLEEADMAVTQAQVEPRGLLRVNAPMSFGTLHLGKAVADFMTRFPELVIQIVLGDHFVDPVQEGFDVTLRIADLASSSLIARRIVPARRVLCAAPAYLAGRGAPQHPNDLRSHACLTYDHLATGTQWKLSGADGDHWIQVDWNLCANNGEVLRDAAVAGHGLALLPTFLVGPDLQSGRLVTVLDGYAAPDLTLYAIYPPTRHLSVKVRLFIDFLVERFGNNPVWDRAGDNG
- the mhqO_2 gene encoding Putative ring-cleaving dioxygenase MhqO; amino-acid sequence: MSVIHHVTAISGAAQRNLDFYVRTLGLRFVKKTVNFDDPGTHHLYYGDEAGRPGTILTFFPWDHAAPGRRGTGLTDETRFRVPAGSLDFWARRFAERDIAHAPVVERFGETVLTLADPDGMALALVGVTGAADEPAWARDDIPADHAVRGFHGVTLALDQADPTGAVLNDVFGLAETAREGGLIRFASDTTPGGIVDIKATPRGARGGMGRGSVHHVAFRAADDAEQEAMARKLAANHRLQVTEQKDRNYFRSIYFREPGGVIFEIATDDPGFTADEPLATLGEALKLPRFLEPRRAELERILPVLETV
- the nagX gene encoding 3-hydroxybenzoate 6-hydroxylase, with product MNDPRPGMPAILIVGAGIGGLTAALALARAGFAVTVLERATALEAIGAGIQITPNASRVLVGLGLQAALAAVAVRPEGMDVRAGGDGAVLVSAELGAPVETRYGAPWWMVHRADLQAVLATAVGREPNVRLVLGAAVEAVRREAGAISVTAGGPAGRETHRAAALIGADGLWSAMRALIGDARPPDFRGRTAWRALLPREAVPRGVSMERLGLWLGPGAHLVHYPVRSGSALNLVAVVSDPVRHAGWTGAGDPAVLARRFAGWCGQARALIATPPAWMTWSLADRPAWFGPSEGAVTLIGDAAHPMLPFLAQGGAMAIEDAAVLAKAAAARRGDLAAAFRDYERQRSGRVGAVQRGARANGRIYHLEGPAGWARNTAMRLVGGRQLVAGYDWIYRFEA
- a CDS encoding Exopolysaccharide synthesis, ExoD, with product MQVTADQTSQRTSDVFRGLTQLGEGDSIPLGLITEALADRAFGLLVLIFALPNIIPMIPGVSTISGVVIAIVGLQMLIGRRAPWLPGFVASRGLPRGETQAMIARTMPWIHRLESFARPRAVFMTRGVMRMLIGAMFVLLGVVLALPLSWIGNFPPGVALLVMSIGLLEEDGLLVGIGHVLGIFATLLVVVIVGGVIAGAAWLIG
- a CDS encoding Exopolysaccharide synthesis, ExoD — encoded protein: MSAQASTHADILSTITIGDLLAALRNRAFGLSLILFGLPNLLPIPGLPVITGLVLVLLALQIVVGRDVPWLPDRIARTALPRAKLTAVMNRTLPLLTRLESLTRPRLGLAAGPTALRVVGVAVLVLAVLLILVPIPWIGSMPQGLALCVFGLGLTERDGLLVACGFILAAIATAIGAGIGYTVLAGALAIF
- the pnpB gene encoding p-benzoquinone reductase, which produces MTKVLVLYYSSYGHIETMAQAVAEGVREAGAEATIKRVPELVPEEIARKSGFKLDQAAPIATIDELGDYDAIIFGTGTRFGNMTAQMKNFLDQAGGLWMQGKLVGKVGSVFTSSATQHGGQESTILTFHPVLLHLGMVIVGLPYTFQGQMGVAEVMGNSPYGASTIAAGDGSRQPSQVELDGARFQGRHVAAIAAKLR
- a CDS encoding Transposase IS116/IS110/IS902 family protein, with product MAKTNTKVAGIDTAKAKLDIAVHGSTELWQVPNDKDGWRQLAGLLKAQNVKRIGIEATGGYERGVVEALRAYGFTVSVIQPLQIKAFALARLRRAKTDELDARLIAAFTALMDGDRSPPDRRFSPFADRLTFIEQAEEDYKRAKTRLEHQRDPRLRAKLEADARAAKRRVTYEVARLDADLRRHADLAARLDLVLTIEGIGLRTALALIIGMPELGRISREQAASLAGLAPFDDTSAGRVGEAHIAGGRARVRTALYAAALPAAYKWNPALIALRTRLVDQGKAHKSALIACARKLLIFANAVLQRGQPWEKRPLKS